The nucleotide window GGCTAGCAAAGGGTTCTAAATTGGGTTTGCGGGTTGGGTTACAAACTTGCCAATCCGTTAAGAGCTCCAGTGGAGAAGGATAGATGTACTTTGCATCATTCAATGAATATcctctccttaaaaataaataaataaataattttcttttctcaaagcattaaaaaaattttaaaattaataaaaacaactaattaatataaaaaactataaaatttaaaatctactcataactcaactcaactaaatttttatcctaaaaatttattgGGACCGActatatagattttttttttttactctaaaTGATTTTAGGTTAAATCTTCGAAGATGTATAATGCTTTTAGATCATGTTGTATTACTCTCTTCTAAATCAGTTTATGTCTACACTTCTTTTCTTTTaatcctctaacccaatgtgctctaccTATCCATAAAACTATTCatgatattaataaaatattctataaataaattttcattaatatttgatatgatcataaattaaaaataattcagAAATCCAAATTGTCACCTTCACTCTAGAATGATCCTTTTCCTGGTCAAATGGCAATAATATTCCATATTTATGTGTTATCAATTGAATATTGGATTAGGTATTTGGCTGGGAATGGAATTAATATTTATGCTTTTACTTTTTCTTGCGTTAAAAAATGAGGACGGAGATTTGGATCCTGTAGTAAGCAAAGCTTTATCCTTCATGGCTAAGAACTTACCACTCTCTTAAGCGGGGATTAATTCTATccgtgtgtgtatatataaaacATTCACATTTTAATTTTAGCCAAATAAATTCTACTTTAATGGGAGCATTGACggtgttaaaaaataataaattaagttaatactgaataaatattatttttaatattctaaataaaaaatatttataaaattaaaaattcttaattatttacaaaattaaaaaatgcAAACAAAAAAATGTCAACCCAGAATATGAATTTCTTCTTCCCTGTTATTTTTTTAGGTGGCTTGAATTTTGAATATGttttcatgaatttgaattatAACCCAATCTAAAAATTTCCCTCTGCGacccaattaaaataaaaagtgaGATATATAGTAGTAGTAAAGGCAGTTCGGGCTCGAAGCCCACCACTAATCTCCTTATAGGTACAGAGGCAACATTGTAATATTGTAATATTGTACTCTTtgtggtagagttgtgagatattttgGAAACATACTAGAGTTAGTAGTTGAGAGTTATAAGTGATTGTATcttactcttttcatcatagtagaACTTTTTTCTCTTATAGATTTTACAGTTGAATTATGTTAaatcttcttttattttttatagtgTGTGATTATGCAATTTATACGTGTACCTTAAATTTAGGTGCTTATTATAACATTCCCCTTCTCCCCGTCTTCTTCCCCTCATTTTCCGAGGACCTTCTCCCCCACTTCTTCTCCTCCTTTTCGTCATCATCCTCGGCATTTTTTTTACTGAAATTGGGCACTCCAAACTTTCTATTAGAGAGTCGAAGGTAACAGTTTCTATCAGGAAGGTTTATACAAAAATCATAGATTGATATAAATTATAGATAAATAGATATATAGTtgttatgagtttttttttttagaaaataaaatttcatttcaaattaagagagtatttgatttaataaatacttaaattatttaaaaattatttgtaaataattttattaaataaataattatttatttttaatttaatttataaatgtgGGCCAAATGATGGAGAGCGAGCTTCCTCCACTCAAATTACCACATCAACAGGAGtagattctatttatttatttatttttctaagcATCACCAGGAGTAGACAAACAGATAGAGTTGGTATGAGCAAAATTACTTAGATGTCTATATCAAAATCATAAGTGCTAAGACATATTAATATGGGGTATTTAAGTAATTTCATATGTACTAACTGTATATCTATACTGAAATGGTGTAAAATAGTATTGCTTATTATCTCCTATAAATATAAGATTGATTATCTCCTATGTTAGAAGTTTAGGAACAGTACGTTTTGATAGAGTATGTGGAGATTTTTTAAAACCTCTTCAAGTGTATCTTTAGAGGTTTCAAAACCttacttcttaaaaaaaaaatcttgcactCTAATAAAACTATCACTTTAAAACCATGTACTTTACcttcaaaaattttctttgataGACAAATATTTATTTCACCGTGTTTTCTGTGTACCAAGCAATTTTTTCCTGGTATCCACTATCCATATTGGAGTATCTGGTTGACCCATGACTATTCCAACTCAAAGTCTTCCCTCCTCTTCTGTGCAAAATCTAGTTAACTACAAACAACAGATTGAGAAGAGAAGTGAGCATTTAATCCAATCCTTTGTTGATGGAATCCTCCTTTCTGTTCGCACTCTTTactgctttcatctctctctcaATCTTTGAGTCCTCCAAGGCAAGTGATTCTTTATATCCGAACCAATCAATTAGGCACCCACACACCATAGTATCTGCTAGCGGAAACTTTTCACTAGGCTTTTTTTCTCCAGGAAAAACAGAAAATTATTATTTGGGAATATGGTATACAAGGATTCCTATAAATAAGTTTGTTTGGGTTGGAAATAGAGACTACCCATTTCATAATTCTGCTACTCTTTCCATTAGTACTGATGGAAACATAATGATTACAGACGGAAAAATGTCCTATAAAGTGACAAATATTTCAGTTAGTGGCAACGCCTTTGCCAAGCTGCTAGATTCAGGTAACTTGATACTCAAAGGCCAAGTCCAAAAGGCAGGAATTTATTGGCAAAGCTTTGACTACCCCACTGATACACTTCTGCCTGGAATGAACCTTGGAGATGATTTTAGATTTAATCCGGAACACGTTTGGACATTAGTATCATGGAGCAGCAAAGAAGACCCTACTCCAGGCAATTTCTCTCTGGTGGCCAATTTTTCTGGGTCAGATCCTTGTAATCTAATCATCAAGCAGGGGAATAAAATATATTGGAAAAGTCCAATCCGAGGACTTGCTTACAGTGGAAAAGAAAGGAACTCGACCATGGCCATGGAGCAACAGGATCATTATACTGGGTATGTGAGCAATGGGTTTTGGTTTAGCGAGGTCATCCCAAAAAATGAGAGGTCTCGAATTCCAACTTTCAAACTGAGAAAAAATATCACAAGTGGAAAAGGGTATGTGACTTTTTCTGCAAATACCACAGCAATATCTCTGATTGTGTTAGATGTATCTGGGCAGCTTAAACAACAGATATGGTCAGAACATGACCGCCGATGGAATTCACTAGTTTCTTCTAAATGTTGGTTTCATTCATGTGGACCTTTCAGCTTCTGCAATGAAAGTGCCCATACACCATGCACTTGTTTGAAAGGTTTCAGGCCCTATTCTCCTTATGCCTGGAAAGAGGGCGACACTTATCAACGCTGTGTGAGGAAAGCCAGTTTGCAGTGCAGCGACAGCAGAGTTCTTGAGAAAGATGGGTTTTATCAAATGCGTAATTTCATTTTGCCCAGTAATCCAGTGAAGTTGCATGTTAACAATACTGAAGATTGCAGATCAGCTAGCTTAGGCAATTGTTCTTGGATTGCTTATGCTTTGGACTATGAACAAGGGTGCTTGGTATGGGAAAACGAATTATTTGACCTGAAGATACCTTTAGATGGCGATACTAATGGCAGAGACTTTTATCTCAAGCTTGCAGCTTCTGAATTGAGTACTAAAGGCAAGGAGAACGGAAGTTCTCATAATGTGTTGTTTCTATTTTCATGTGTATACATCTTATATGGGTGAAAAACATTCACAAAAACATATTATGCTATGAGGAGACAACTCAGTATTGCTTTCTTTATTCTGTTTTACAGACACTAGTTCAAGAAATAAGATCAAAAGGAATGCAAGGAACAAGAGGCAACTATGGACAATTGTCATACTGGGAACATCTCTTGCAACGCTTACTTTATGCTTGTT belongs to Hevea brasiliensis isolate MT/VB/25A 57/8 chromosome 4, ASM3005281v1, whole genome shotgun sequence and includes:
- the LOC131179230 gene encoding G-type lectin S-receptor-like serine/threonine-protein kinase At2g19130, with protein sequence MESSFLFALFTAFISLSIFESSKASDSLYPNQSIRHPHTIVSASGNFSLGFFSPGKTENYYLGIWYTRIPINKFVWVGNRDYPFHNSATLSISTDGNIMITDGKMSYKVTNISVSGNAFAKLLDSGNLILKGQVQKAGIYWQSFDYPTDTLLPGMNLGDDFRFNPEHVWTLVSWSSKEDPTPGNFSLVANFSGSDPCNLIIKQGNKIYWKSPIRGLAYSGKERNSTMAMEQQDHYTGYVSNGFWFSEVIPKNERSRIPTFKLRKNITSGKGYVTFSANTTAISLIVLDVSGQLKQQIWSEHDRRWNSLVSSKCWFHSCGPFSFCNESAHTPCTCLKGFRPYSPYAWKEGDTYQRCVRKASLQCSDSRVLEKDGFYQMRNFILPSNPVKLHVNNTEDCRSASLGNCSWIAYALDYEQGCLVWENELFDLKIPLDGDTNGRDFYLKLAASELSTKGKENGSSHNVLFLFSCVYILYG